One region of Oryza sativa Japonica Group chromosome 10, ASM3414082v1 genomic DNA includes:
- the LOC4349005 gene encoding wings apart-like protein 2 isoform X2 yields MIVRTYGRRSRSFSDGGGGERGGGGGFSSSQDAFEFDGEEEDDLVLLGSSSQSSHPPAPSQESSSMWDFDEDPPPPPRRRRGRGGGGDYAEPATAAAAAAAATSLMEAEEYGEMMESVDEANFALDGLRATAPRRVRRASFLALLGICASAPRRRVLRAQGLVQQIIDAILVLNIDDPPCTIGAAALLFVLASDVQENHLLDSESCVHFLLKLLNPPVNLVDSKAPSIGSKLLGISKVQMLNGSNKDSDCISEEILSKVEEILLSCQEIKSLDKDDKKTTRPELCPKWLALLTMEKACLSAVSVEETSDTVSRVGGNFKETLRELGGLDSIFDVMMDCHSTLENLIKDTSTSALDLNEGTSLQSAALLLKCLKILENATFLSDDNKTHLLNMSRKLYPKRSSLSFVGVIISIIELLSALSILQNSSVVSSSTYPKSSKVSQQSCSDVMGGTSFNDGKRKNSKKKNLLSNQTRHSCLSSKSEVSHITISSGSDAGLSQKAFNCSPSISSNGASSGSLGERHSNGGALKLNIKKDRGNANPIRGSSGWISIRAHSSDGNSREMAKRRRLSENVITDSGGGDDPFAFDDVDQEPSNWELLGPKKKSPQKHQDKSGNGVLVASHEPDQPEDLNQSGTTSLFSAKDESSLLEDCLLASVKVLMNLANDNPSGCELIASCGGLNTMASLIMKHFPSFCFVVDNNYNTRDVNLDHELSSSQNSKAHQVKIKQLRDHELDFLVAILGLLVNLVEKDSLNRVRLSSARVPVDLSQNPQSEETQRDVIALLCSVFLASQGASEASGTISPDDEESLMQGAREAEMMIVEAYAALLLAFLSTESMKVRGAISSCLPNNSLKILVPALEKFVSFHLQLNMITEETHSAVTEVIEKCKLS; encoded by the exons aTGATCGTGCGCACCTACGGCCGCAGATCCCGCTCCTTCTCCgacgggggaggaggggagcgcggcggcggcggtgggttcTCGTCGTCGCAAGACGCGTTCGAAttcgacggggaggaggaggacgacctcGTCCTGCTGGGGTCGTCGTCGCAGTCGTCGCACCCGCCCGCGCCGTCGCAGGAGTCGTCGTCGATGTGGGACTTCGACGaggacccgccgccgccgccccggcggcggcgggggaggggtgggggtggggactACGCGGAgcccgccacggcggcggcggcggcggcggcggccacctcgCTCATGGAGGCGGAGGAGTACGGCGAGATGATGGAGAGCGTGGACGAGGCGAACTTCGCGCTCGACGGGCTGCGCGCCACCGCGCCGAGGCGGGTGCGCCGGGCCAGCTTCCTCGCGCTGCTCGGGATCtgcgcctccgcgccgcgccgccgcgtcctccggGCCCAGGG ATTGGTGCAACAAATTATTGATGCAATTTTGGTTTTGAACATTGATGATCCTCCCTGCACTATTGGTGCAGCTGCTCTTCTATTCGTTTTGGCAAGTGAT GTTCAAGAAAATCATTTGTTGGATTCAGAATCTTGTGTCCATTTTCTTCTTAAATTATTAAATCCTCCAGTGAATCTTGTTGATTCCAAAGCACCATCGATAGGTTCCAAACTTCTTGGAATCAGTAAAGTTCAAATGCTTAATGGATCAAATAAGGATTCTGACTGCATTTCAGAGGAAATCCTTTCAAAAGTTGAAGAGATTCTCTTAAGCTGTCAAGAGATCAAGTCGCTCGACAAAGATGACAAGAAAACAACAAGGCCAGAACTGTGTCCAAAGTGGCTTGCTTTGTTGACAATGGAAAAGGCATGCTTGTCTGCTGTTTCAGTGGAGG AGACTTCTGACACTGTGTCCAGAGTCGGAGGAAATTTTAAAGAGACATTAAGGGAGTTGGGCGGTCTTGATAGTATTTTTGACGTTATGATGGATTGCCATTCAACATTGGAG AATCTCATAAAGGATACCTCAACTTCAGCTTTGGACCTAAATGAAGGAACATCTTTGCAAAGTGCCGCTCTCCTCTTGAAATGTTTGAAAATATTGGAAAATGCCACATTTCTAAGCGATGATAACAAG ACCCATTTGCTTAATATGAGTAGAAAATTGTACCCGAAACGCTCCTCGCTTTCTTTTGTTGGTGTCATTATCAGTATTATTGAGTTATTATCAG ctCTTTCAATACTGCAGAATTCTTCTGTTGTTTCCAGCTCTACATATCCGAAATCGTCTAAAGTCTCTCAACAGAGTTGCTCTG ATGTCATGGGGGGAACTTCATTTAATGATGGAAAGCGCAAGAACTCGAAGAAAAAAAACCTTTTGTCGAACCAGACACGCCATAGTTGCTTATCTTCAAAATCAGAAGTTTCTCATATTACTATATCTTCTGGTAGTGATGCTGGTCTGTCACAGAAGGCATTCAATTGTTCTCCATCTATATCAAGCAATGGGGCATCAAGTGGTTCATTAGGCGAGAGACATAGCAATGGTGGTGCTTTGAAGTTGAATATAAAAAAGGATCGTGGCAATGCAAATCCAATTAGAGGCTCAAGTGGGTGGATTTCAATAAGAGCGCACAGTTCTGATGGGAACTCCAGAGAAATGGCAAAAAGACGCCGTCTATCTGAAAATGTAATCACCGACAGTGGTGGCGGTGATGACCCTTTTGCTTTTGATGATGTTGATCAGGAGCCTTCAAATTGGGAACTGCTTGGTCCAAAAAAGAAATCGCCTCAGAAACATCAAGACAAATCAGGAAATGGAGTGCTAGTTGCAAGTCATGAACCAGACCAACCTGAAGATCTTAATCAGTCGGGTACAACATCTCTTTTTAGTGCTAAAGATGAATCCAGTCTTTTGGAAGACTGCCTCTTGGCATCAGTTAAG GTTCTTATGAACTTAGCAAATGACAACCCATCTGGTTGTGAATTGATTGCGTCATGTGGTGGACTTAACACCATGGCCTCCTTGATCATGAAGCATTTCCCCTCATTTTGTTTTGTCGTGGACAACAACTATAACACGAGAGATGTCAATCTTGATCATGAGTTATCATCTTCTCAAAACAGCAAGGCACACCAGGTCAAAATTAAGCAATTGCGAGATCATGAACTTGATTTTCTGGTTGCCATATTGGGCTTGCTTGTTAACCTTGTAGAGAAGGATAGCCTTAATAG GGTACGGCTTTCATCTGCCCGTGTTCCTGTTGATCTATCTCAGAATCCACAGAGTGAAGAGACACAGAGAGATGTCATAGCACTCCTCTGTTCTGTATTCTTAGCAAGTCAAGGTGCTAGTGAAGCTTCTGGAACTATATCACCG GATGATGAGGAGTCTTTGATGCAAGGAGCACGGGAAGCTGAAATGATGATCGTAGAGGCCTATGCAGCCCTTCTTCTTGCGTTTCTTTCAACTGAAAG CATGAAGGTTCGTGGAGCCATTTCCAGCTGCCTTCCAAATAACAGCTTAAAAATCCTTGTGCCTGCGCTAGAGAAATTTGTG TCGTTCCATCTGCAGCTCAATATGATCACAGAGGAAACGCACTCAGCTGTCACAGAAGTTATCGAGAAATGCAAACTTTCATAG
- the LOC4349005 gene encoding wings apart-like protein 2 isoform X1, with protein MIVRTYGRRSRSFSDGGGGERGGGGGFSSSQDAFEFDGEEEDDLVLLGSSSQSSHPPAPSQESSSMWDFDEDPPPPPRRRRGRGGGGDYAEPATAAAAAAAATSLMEAEEYGEMMESVDEANFALDGLRATAPRRVRRASFLALLGICASAPRRRVLRAQGLVQQIIDAILVLNIDDPPCTIGAAALLFVLASDVQENHLLDSESCVHFLLKLLNPPVNLVDSKAPSIGSKLLGISKVQMLNGSNKDSDCISEEILSKVEEILLSCQEIKSLDKDDKKTTRPELCPKWLALLTMEKACLSAVSVEETSDTVSRVGGNFKETLRELGGLDSIFDVMMDCHSTLENLIKDTSTSALDLNEGTSLQSAALLLKCLKILENATFLSDDNKTHLLNMSRKLYPKRSSLSFVGVIISIIELLSALSILQNSSVVSSSTYPKSSKVSQQSCSADVMGGTSFNDGKRKNSKKKNLLSNQTRHSCLSSKSEVSHITISSGSDAGLSQKAFNCSPSISSNGASSGSLGERHSNGGALKLNIKKDRGNANPIRGSSGWISIRAHSSDGNSREMAKRRRLSENVITDSGGGDDPFAFDDVDQEPSNWELLGPKKKSPQKHQDKSGNGVLVASHEPDQPEDLNQSGTTSLFSAKDESSLLEDCLLASVKVLMNLANDNPSGCELIASCGGLNTMASLIMKHFPSFCFVVDNNYNTRDVNLDHELSSSQNSKAHQVKIKQLRDHELDFLVAILGLLVNLVEKDSLNRVRLSSARVPVDLSQNPQSEETQRDVIALLCSVFLASQGASEASGTISPDDEESLMQGAREAEMMIVEAYAALLLAFLSTESMKVRGAISSCLPNNSLKILVPALEKFVSFHLQLNMITEETHSAVTEVIEKCKLS; from the exons aTGATCGTGCGCACCTACGGCCGCAGATCCCGCTCCTTCTCCgacgggggaggaggggagcgcggcggcggcggtgggttcTCGTCGTCGCAAGACGCGTTCGAAttcgacggggaggaggaggacgacctcGTCCTGCTGGGGTCGTCGTCGCAGTCGTCGCACCCGCCCGCGCCGTCGCAGGAGTCGTCGTCGATGTGGGACTTCGACGaggacccgccgccgccgccccggcggcggcgggggaggggtgggggtggggactACGCGGAgcccgccacggcggcggcggcggcggcggcggccacctcgCTCATGGAGGCGGAGGAGTACGGCGAGATGATGGAGAGCGTGGACGAGGCGAACTTCGCGCTCGACGGGCTGCGCGCCACCGCGCCGAGGCGGGTGCGCCGGGCCAGCTTCCTCGCGCTGCTCGGGATCtgcgcctccgcgccgcgccgccgcgtcctccggGCCCAGGG ATTGGTGCAACAAATTATTGATGCAATTTTGGTTTTGAACATTGATGATCCTCCCTGCACTATTGGTGCAGCTGCTCTTCTATTCGTTTTGGCAAGTGAT GTTCAAGAAAATCATTTGTTGGATTCAGAATCTTGTGTCCATTTTCTTCTTAAATTATTAAATCCTCCAGTGAATCTTGTTGATTCCAAAGCACCATCGATAGGTTCCAAACTTCTTGGAATCAGTAAAGTTCAAATGCTTAATGGATCAAATAAGGATTCTGACTGCATTTCAGAGGAAATCCTTTCAAAAGTTGAAGAGATTCTCTTAAGCTGTCAAGAGATCAAGTCGCTCGACAAAGATGACAAGAAAACAACAAGGCCAGAACTGTGTCCAAAGTGGCTTGCTTTGTTGACAATGGAAAAGGCATGCTTGTCTGCTGTTTCAGTGGAGG AGACTTCTGACACTGTGTCCAGAGTCGGAGGAAATTTTAAAGAGACATTAAGGGAGTTGGGCGGTCTTGATAGTATTTTTGACGTTATGATGGATTGCCATTCAACATTGGAG AATCTCATAAAGGATACCTCAACTTCAGCTTTGGACCTAAATGAAGGAACATCTTTGCAAAGTGCCGCTCTCCTCTTGAAATGTTTGAAAATATTGGAAAATGCCACATTTCTAAGCGATGATAACAAG ACCCATTTGCTTAATATGAGTAGAAAATTGTACCCGAAACGCTCCTCGCTTTCTTTTGTTGGTGTCATTATCAGTATTATTGAGTTATTATCAG ctCTTTCAATACTGCAGAATTCTTCTGTTGTTTCCAGCTCTACATATCCGAAATCGTCTAAAGTCTCTCAACAGAGTTGCTCTG CAGATGTCATGGGGGGAACTTCATTTAATGATGGAAAGCGCAAGAACTCGAAGAAAAAAAACCTTTTGTCGAACCAGACACGCCATAGTTGCTTATCTTCAAAATCAGAAGTTTCTCATATTACTATATCTTCTGGTAGTGATGCTGGTCTGTCACAGAAGGCATTCAATTGTTCTCCATCTATATCAAGCAATGGGGCATCAAGTGGTTCATTAGGCGAGAGACATAGCAATGGTGGTGCTTTGAAGTTGAATATAAAAAAGGATCGTGGCAATGCAAATCCAATTAGAGGCTCAAGTGGGTGGATTTCAATAAGAGCGCACAGTTCTGATGGGAACTCCAGAGAAATGGCAAAAAGACGCCGTCTATCTGAAAATGTAATCACCGACAGTGGTGGCGGTGATGACCCTTTTGCTTTTGATGATGTTGATCAGGAGCCTTCAAATTGGGAACTGCTTGGTCCAAAAAAGAAATCGCCTCAGAAACATCAAGACAAATCAGGAAATGGAGTGCTAGTTGCAAGTCATGAACCAGACCAACCTGAAGATCTTAATCAGTCGGGTACAACATCTCTTTTTAGTGCTAAAGATGAATCCAGTCTTTTGGAAGACTGCCTCTTGGCATCAGTTAAG GTTCTTATGAACTTAGCAAATGACAACCCATCTGGTTGTGAATTGATTGCGTCATGTGGTGGACTTAACACCATGGCCTCCTTGATCATGAAGCATTTCCCCTCATTTTGTTTTGTCGTGGACAACAACTATAACACGAGAGATGTCAATCTTGATCATGAGTTATCATCTTCTCAAAACAGCAAGGCACACCAGGTCAAAATTAAGCAATTGCGAGATCATGAACTTGATTTTCTGGTTGCCATATTGGGCTTGCTTGTTAACCTTGTAGAGAAGGATAGCCTTAATAG GGTACGGCTTTCATCTGCCCGTGTTCCTGTTGATCTATCTCAGAATCCACAGAGTGAAGAGACACAGAGAGATGTCATAGCACTCCTCTGTTCTGTATTCTTAGCAAGTCAAGGTGCTAGTGAAGCTTCTGGAACTATATCACCG GATGATGAGGAGTCTTTGATGCAAGGAGCACGGGAAGCTGAAATGATGATCGTAGAGGCCTATGCAGCCCTTCTTCTTGCGTTTCTTTCAACTGAAAG CATGAAGGTTCGTGGAGCCATTTCCAGCTGCCTTCCAAATAACAGCTTAAAAATCCTTGTGCCTGCGCTAGAGAAATTTGTG TCGTTCCATCTGCAGCTCAATATGATCACAGAGGAAACGCACTCAGCTGTCACAGAAGTTATCGAGAAATGCAAACTTTCATAG